The genomic region CCAGGGGCAAGGAAACTGCAGGGCATCCAGTTCCTCAGCGACCCCTACCTGGCGGCGGCCCGGCCGAGCGAGGTCGCGGTCCGGTTCGACGGCGGCAAGCCGACGACGCTGAGAGTGACGCCGGAGGGATTCGTGACGTTCCCCGACCGGTTCACGCGGGTGCGTACGGTCGAGCTGGCGTTCACCGCGACCACCGACGTCGTCGACGTCGACTCGGCGACCGGCCTGGCCCGCAGGTTGCCCGTCGGGGTGGCCGAGCTGCGCATCCTCGGCGCCAACGACCTGCGCCGGCCGCTCGACCTGGACGCCGTCACCGGCGCCGTCTGCGGCTTCGGCCCGACGGTCCGGATCGACGGCGTGCCCGCGGCGACCAAGGTCGACGCGACGATGCGGGACGTGCTGCAGCGCCGGCCGGTGAAGTACGCGCTCTGTCAGCAGCCCTCGGTCGCGCTGCAGGGCGGCCGGCACACCGTGGACGTCGTCGCGAGCCAGGACTTCGTCCCGGTCGACGCGAAGTTCACCAGGACCGACGCGCCGAGGATCGCCACGGACCCCGCCAAGGGTGTCAACGTGTGGCGGCCCAACCCGGCCGCGCTGACCCTGGAAGTGCCGCCCGTTGCCGTTCCGTCGGTGCTCACAGTCGCCCAAAACTTCAGTTCGGGGTGGGAGGCCTACGACAGCACCGGACGGAAGCTCGTGCCGATCCGCATCGGCGGCTGGCAGCAGGGCTGGCTGCTCCCGGCCGGACCGGAGCAAGTGGTCACCGCCCGCTTCGCGCCCGACCGCGACTACCGGGCCGGCCTGCTGGTCGGTCTGTGGGGCCTGGTGTTCGTCGCCGGATTCGCCGTCTTCTCCCGCCGCCGGTCACGCCACGCCGGGCACAGCCTGCGTGAGCTCGGGCGGTTGGGGCCATGGCCCGCGAGCGTGCTGATGGTGCTGGCCGGTACGTTCCTGGCCGGCTGGCTCGGGCTCGCGGTCACCGTGCTCGCCGCTGTGCTGGCCTGGTTGCTGGCCGGCCGGAGGATCGCCTTGACCGCAACCGTCGTCGGCGTGGTGCTGGCGGGGACCGCGGTCGCCGCGCTTCAGCCCTGGCCGGACGGGGGAGCGGGCCTGACCTCCGGGTTCGTCCAGGGGTCGGTGCTGCTCGGCGTCGCGCTGGCCGTGCTGTCCCGGCCGGCGGGCGAGACGTCGTAGGAGCGGTCGCGGCGACCGAGCCGCATGATCGGCCGCTCCATCAGGTAGTAGCTCGCGGCGGCGACCCCGGCCGAGACGACCAGGGTCGGCCAGAACAGCAGCGCGAAGTGGCCCTCGAACGGACCGATCCCGAAGACCTGCTGGACCAGGCTGAGCACGATCAGGTGGTAGCAGAACACGCCGTACGAGATGTCGCCCGCGACGTGACCGATCCGGCCGCCCAGCAGGGCCGCGGCCTGCCGGGTCGGCGCGATCGCCGGGAAGACCACGCAGGCAGCGATCCCGGTGTAGAGCAGGTTCTTCACGAACGCCTGCCCGGCGCTCGGGGGAATCAGGCTGTACGGGCCGGCGATCGGGCTCGCCGCGATCAGCAGCAGCACGGCCGCGATCGCCCAGATCGTGCCCGGGATCTTGGCCAACGTGTCGAGGGCCGAGCTGCCGAGCCGGCCGCTGCTGCGGGCGACCTGCCAGAGCGCGAAGCCCATGCCGACGCCGAACCAGCCGAGGTACCCGGGCAGCCAGAGCCCCGCCAGCGGGTGACCGGTCGCGTTGATCCCGGCCATCCAGACCGGACCGAGCAGGGTGAACGCCGCGAGCACGGCCAGCCGACGGCGTACGGCCTGCCGGGTCGGGCGTTCGTAGCTGATCAGCAACCGGGCCAGGAACGGCAGCAGCAGGTAGAACGCCGCCTCGGTGGCCAGGCTCCACATCTGCGTCAGCCCACCGGCGGCGGGGGAGTCGACGTAGATCTGGGTCAGCGACGCGTGCCGCAGGTAGGTCGCCCAGGTGACGTCCTCCACCCGGGGGACCAGCAGCAGCGCCAGGACGACGGCCACCCAGAGCGCAGGCAGGATCCGCAGCGCGCGGTTCCGCAGGTAGGGCAGGGTCAGCGGCGGCTCGGTCTCGCTGAACCAGGCAACGACGTACGGACGGTAGAGCAGGAACCCGGAGATGGCGAAGAAGATCGCGACTCCGACGTCGAGCCGGGACAGCACGCCGGCGAACGGGCCGTTCACAGCGTCGCCGCTCTGGAAGCCGACGTGCGTGGTCAGGACGGCGAGGGCGCCGACCGCGCGCAGTCCGTCGAGCGCCGGGAACCGTTCGCGTCTCATCCACTCACCTGCGGTAGTCCGATCTCGACACTGCCGACACAGAGGCTGCTGTCCAGAGCTGTTGTGCGCAACCGGACCGCCGCGAGGTCGGTCACCGGTGTCGGTCCGAGGTACATGTTCGCAAAGCCTGCCACCGACGCACCCGGCGGCACCGGGACCTGGACAGCACGACCGTTCGTCCCGACCAGCTCGAGCTCGACGGTGTTCTGGCGGCCGGCCAGGTAGCTGAACTTGACGAACCACGCGGCCGGAGGGACCTGCGGCGTCCTCAGTCGCAGCGGCAGCGTCACCGTGTTCACGCCTTCGAGGTGCAGCGCGCAGAACTTGTTGCCCTTGGGCGGAATCACCGCCTCGGCCCAGACGCTGAGCCGGGCCGGATGGATCCTGCCGCTGTCGTCGACCAGCCGCGGCTCACTGGTCGAAGCCTGCAGCTGGAAGGGAATCTCGGCCGTGCGCAGCACCGGGGACAACCGCGAGTCCTTGACCAGGATGTTGGACAGCGCGCCGGGCAACCGGGTGTCCCACAGGTTCACCGAAGGTCCGGCCTCGTCCAGCTCGGCCCGCAACGTCGCGAAGTACGCGCGGGACGGGTTGTCGTCCCAGTACTGCGCGAAGCCGGCCGTCGACACGACCGAGCCGGCGGTCCAGCCGAGCAGGGCACACATCCCCGCCACCGGGACGACGGGGCCGAAGCGGACCAGGCCGATCGGCAGGCGGACCGCCCGCCCGGTGAGCACGACGGCGAGGATCAAGGGGATCGAGAGGTCCGACCAGTAGTGGTAGTGCACGGTGAACACGTCGCCGAACACGTCGTACCGGCCGTAGGCGATCAGGAAAAGCGTCGCCAGGGTGTAGATCCCGACCGAGGCCCAGAGCAGCAGCGCCCGGCGATCGTGCCGCCAGGCGGTGAGCAGCAGGACCGCCGCGACGACGCCCCCGAGCACGAGCGCGGCGACGGGCGCGTTCGCCGTACCGAAGGCGCCGGAGATCGGGGTCCAGCTCCACGGACCGCCTGCAAGAGCAGCCACCGGTACGGCGAACGCGCGGGCGGCCAGGTCGAGCATCGTGCCGACGCCCGGCAGCTCGCCACTCGACGGCTGACCGTAGGTGGCGTAGACGATGCTGAAGGCAACCACCGGGACAGCCAGCGCGACGGCGTACGGCGCGGTTCGGCGGAGCCAGGGGCGGAGCGGGGTGTCGCGGAGGTAGAGCGCGAGCGCGATCGCCGTGACCAGGATCAGGCCGGACTTCTCCCAGCAGGCCAAGGAGATCAGCAGCGAGACAGGGCCGTAAGCAACTGCCCGGACCCGGTGTCCGGCGTACCAGTCGAGGGTGGCGTGCAGCAGCAGGAGACCGAAGACGTGGGCGGGCAGGTTGTTGACGCCGCTCGACAGGGACATGAACGACGGCATGCTGAGGGCGCTCAGGGCGTACAGCAGCGTGCCGGCCGGCACCCACCAGCTCGCTCTCAGCAGCCGGAGCAGCAGCAGGCCGAACAAGGTGATCGCCAGCGCCTGCAGCAGCATCCGCCAGGCGACAGTGACGTCCCAGTTCAGCGGCGCGACGGCGGCGAAGGTCGCGTAGGTGAAGCGCAGTCCCGGTGCGAGGTGGTCGTTCAAGGGGGTCAGCAGCTCGGCCGGCGCGAAGCCCCGGCCGCCCTGGACCAGGAACTCCAGGTCGTCGCTCAACCAGGATCCCCGGCGGGCGAGCAGGCCGAGAACACCTGCCTGGACGAGCGCGATCGCGATCACCACGGCGCGCAGAACCGCCGGTTCGGGCGCGTGACGAGGCCGCGCGAGTGTGCCCCACATCCCCCTCATGGGCCCGGACTATATGTCAGTTCGGCACCACCCGGATTTGGTACGGCCAATGTCTGTTCATCGTGGCTACTCGCTGGTAGCGTCCCGCGGACAGAACCGGGAGGGGTTGAAGTGGGGAATCGCAGTCGGACCCTGGTGATCGCACTGGGGATCTTCTTCGTCGGGGTGGCCGTGCTGGCCAAGTTCTACGCGTATCCGACGCTGGCGGTGGCGCCGGCCGACCAGGTCGCGCACACCGTGTCCACGACGCAGCAGGACGCCACGGTCTTCGTCGTGGCGACCCAGAAGGAGACCCAACTGCCACTGACCTCGACGCGGACCGTGCGCGGCGACGTGGTCGCGGCCGAGAAGATCAGCGAGGCGCTGGACCGCGAGGTGGTGGTCTTCGACACCGCGGTCGTCACCGACGACGACCCGCAGTACCAGTTCCCGGCCGAGGACGACGCCAAGCGGGACGAGAAGGCGCCGCTGAGCTTCGTGCAGGAGCGGGTCGTGCTCGACGCGCACACCGGCGAGGCGGTCCGGTGGAACCCGGACCCGGCCAAGGACAACAGCGGCGAGTACATCACCACGACGCTGAACCCGAACGACCGCAAGCGGCCCGGCGACCCGGTGTTCAAGGGGCACGAAGGCCTGGTGCTGAAGTTCCCGTTCGGCACCGAGAAGAAGACGTACCAGTTCTGGGACAGCACGCTGCGCAAGGCCTTCCCGATCGAGTTCCAGGAAGAGACCGAGCTGCTCGGGCTGAAGGTGTACAAGTTCGTGCAGGACGTGCCGAAGTCCGAGGTGCCGCTGGTGACGCCGCTGAAGGTGCCCGGAGCGATGGTGGAGGCGACCGGCCAGGACGCGGTCGAGGTGCAGCGCAGCTACCAGAACATCCGGACGCTGTGGATCGAGCCGGTCACCGGGGCGATCATCAAGGGCGAGGAGAAGCAGTTCGCCACCATCGACTACCAGGGCGAGGCGAAGATCACCGCCACCGAGGCGACGATCGCCTACAACGACGCGACGGTGAAGAAGAACGTCGAAGGTGCGCAGGAGAACGGGCGCGAAGAGGGCGGCTACCAGGAGAAGGCCTCGCAACTGCACCTGATCGGCTTCTGGGTGCCGCTGCTGTCGCTGATCGTCGGCCTGCTGCTGCTGGCCGCCGCCGCGTTCTTCTCCCTGCGCCCCCGCACCGCCCGCCGCGCCGCCGGCTAGCCCCGCCGACGGCCCCCCGCGCGCACGCACATTTTCGAGGGATAACCCGCCACCTTGTGGGTTCACCTGGTCGTATGCGGGGGGAGAACCCACAACTTGGCGGGTTCTCCCCGGAAATGGGGAGGCGGCGGGTGGCCGGGGAGTTGGGGTGGGGTCAGGGTTTGTGGGTGGACCAGATGGCGGTGCCGGGGATGAGGCGGCCGCGGGCGGGGCCCCAGCCGCCCCAGACCTGGTCGTGGCCGGCCGGCCATTCCGGTTCGAGCAGGTCGTCGACGACGAAGCCGGCGCCGGTGAGGGCGCGGATCCAGTCGCCGGTGGTCCGGTGGTGCTCGGCGTAGACGGCGACCCCGTGCTCGTCCACCTCGACGTACGGCGCCCGGTCGAAGTACGACTGGGTGATCCGCAGGCCGGCCGGGGTCGGGTCGTCGGGCAGGCTCCAGCGGATCGGGTGCGTGACCGAGAAGACCAGAACGCCCGCGGGCTTGAGCGTCCGGGCGATCTCGCGCAGCGCGGCCTCGGCGTCGGCAACGAACGGCAACGCACCGAAGGCCGAGCAGGCGAGGTCGAAGGTCGCGTCGGCGAACGGGATCGCGGTCGCGTCGGCGGCCACCGTCCGGACCGCCGTACCGGTCCGCCGGTCGAGCTGCCGGCCGATCCGCAGCTGCTCGACCGAGATGTCGAAGGCAACGGTGTCGGCACCCTGCTTGGTCAGCCAGCGAGCGCACTGCGCGGCTCCGCACCCGACCTCGAGGATTCGCTTGCCCCGCAGGTCGCCGAGCAACCGCGCGGACTCCTCGTCGATGCCCTCGGGACACCAGATGAACCGGTCGTCGCCGAGAAACGCGCCGTGCTGCTCGAGGTACTCGCCGGCGGCCGCGTCCCAGTAGGTCCGGCTGGCTCTCGAGGTTTCGGCCTCGGTCAACTCGATACGTCGCGGCTCGACCACGGAATCACCCTATCCGGACTCCGCCTGTACGCCGGTTTGAGATCAGCGGCCGGTCGGTGCGTCCCGGGGTCTGCAGCCCCCGAGACGATCCTGCGCGGACCGGCCGGCCGCGCTGCGGCTACTCCGCCAGGTTGGTGTCGGCGTAGACGGTCATCGCGTCACGCAGGTACTCGACCAGCGAGTGGTCGTCAGCCGCGATGTTCTGCCCGAACCGCTCGTCGTCGACGTACAACTGCCCGAGCCCCTTGTACGCCGCCGCGTTCGGCGTCCAGAACAGGCAGGTCACCTCGTAGTGCAGCTGGATCAGCTCCTGTACGCCGGCGTGTGTCACCTCGGCTCCTTCCGCCTTGAGCGCGGCCAGTCCTTCGTGCACGCGGGCGTACCCCGTCCGGGCCTTCTCGGCGTCCGCGTCGGACCAGTCCTGCATCCGCCGGTAGCTCGCGTCGACGGCGTCGTCCCCCCAGCGCTCGCGCGCCTCGGCCTCGTACGGGTTGTGCTGGAAGCCCGCGAAGACCTTGTCGGGTGCCATCTCTCCTCCTTTTCTCAGGTTCTCGATGGTCGTGTCGACGGTCCGCGCCAGCCGCTCGAGCCGGAGCTGTTCCCGCAGCAACCACTCCTTGTGCCGGCCGAGCACCTCGATCGTGTCCTGCCGGCTCCGGTGGGCGATCACCTCGGCGACGACGTCCAGGCTCAGCCCGAGATCCCGCAGCAACAGGATCTGCTGCAGCTGCAGGAGCTGATCCTGCTCGTAGTACCGCCGCCCGTTGGGTGCGGTCCGCGCCGGCTCGAGCAGGCCGATCGCGTGGTAGTGCCGCAGGGTGCGGGCGGTGACGCCCGACGCTTTGGCCACCTCCGCGATCGACCAGGCCATTCGTTCCGTCCTTCCATCGACTGACCGGAACGACGGTAGGTGTTGCCGTTGCGTCAACTTCACACCGATTTACCGGCCATTTGCCGGTCGGGTTGCGGAGGTTCGCTTCATCGGGCGGCGCGCTCGGCGAGTGCCCGGTTCATCGCGTGGAACTGCGGCTCGATCGTGTCGCGCAGCATGCCGGTCGTGAACGGAACAGCCACGCCGCGGAAGACCTCCTCCTGGACCAGCCGCGACCGCCCACCCGGCAACGCCTCGATCCGGAACGCGTGCTCGCCGTCGAAGACCCCGCCGACCCCGATCTTGCCGACCCAGCGCAGTTCCCGGCCCGGGTCGACCGCGAGCAGCTTCGGCGCGAACTCGGTGGTCTTCCCGTTGGTGTCGCGCAGCACGTTGGTGATCGTCGCCCCGGCCCGCAGTTCGCCGGCGGAGGAGACGATGAACGGATTCCACTCCGGGTACGCCGCCCGGTCGGCGAGCACCTTCCACACCTGCTCCGGGGTGGCGTCGATCTCGATCTCGGTCCGCAGCACGGTGGGCCGGGCGATCGCGTAGACGGCGTACCCGATCAGCAGGACGAGAAGGACGCCGAGTCCCAGGAACAGCCGGCGGCGTACCGGGCTCTTCGTGCGGGCGGTGGTGGTGGCGGTCATCTGGACTCCTCAGGTCCGAGGACGCTGCGCACGAGCGACCTCGCGTAGTCGGGCGTGAGCGGCTCACCGGTGACGAGGAGCCGGTAGTAGAGCGGTCCGACCAGCTGGTCGACCAGTACGGCGGGCTGCACGTCGTGGAGCACGACTCCCACCCGCTGCGCCTCGGCGACGACGGCGGTGACCGCGCGGTGCCGATCGGCCCAGAGCGCCCGGACGCTCTCCCCGACACGCGGTTCGCGGGCGGCCGCGGCGGCGAGGTCGGCGATCAGGCTGGTCGGGGTGGCGGTCAGGTTGGCGGCGATCGCGGTGACGAGGTCGGTGAGGTCGCGCCGGGGATCGTCGGTGGGTTCGAACGGGACGTCGGACCGCAGGTGACCGATGAGCGCGACGACCAGCTCGGCCTTGGACGGCCAGCGGCGGTAGATCGTCGTCTTGGCCACGCCGGCTTGCTCGGCGACACGGTCCATGGAGAGGCCTTCGTAGCCGCGCGCTTCGATCTCGGCCGCGG from Kribbella flavida DSM 17836 harbors:
- a CDS encoding acyltransferase family protein, with product MRRERFPALDGLRAVGALAVLTTHVGFQSGDAVNGPFAGVLSRLDVGVAIFFAISGFLLYRPYVVAWFSETEPPLTLPYLRNRALRILPALWVAVVLALLLVPRVEDVTWATYLRHASLTQIYVDSPAAGGLTQMWSLATEAAFYLLLPFLARLLISYERPTRQAVRRRLAVLAAFTLLGPVWMAGINATGHPLAGLWLPGYLGWFGVGMGFALWQVARSSGRLGSSALDTLAKIPGTIWAIAAVLLLIAASPIAGPYSLIPPSAGQAFVKNLLYTGIAACVVFPAIAPTRQAAALLGGRIGHVAGDISYGVFCYHLIVLSLVQQVFGIGPFEGHFALLFWPTLVVSAGVAAASYYLMERPIMRLGRRDRSYDVSPAGRDSTASATPSSTDPWTNPEVRPAPPSGQG
- a CDS encoding TetR/AcrR family transcriptional regulator — encoded protein: MIRPRNAEVGSRVLAAAAAEIEARGYEGLSMDRVAEQAGVAKTTIYRRWPSKAELVVALIGHLRSDVPFEPTDDPRRDLTDLVTAIAANLTATPTSLIADLAAAAAREPRVGESVRALWADRHRAVTAVVAEAQRVGVVLHDVQPAVLVDQLVGPLYYRLLVTGEPLTPDYARSLVRSVLGPEESR
- a CDS encoding MerR family transcriptional regulator, with protein sequence MAWSIAEVAKASGVTARTLRHYHAIGLLEPARTAPNGRRYYEQDQLLQLQQILLLRDLGLSLDVVAEVIAHRSRQDTIEVLGRHKEWLLREQLRLERLARTVDTTIENLRKGGEMAPDKVFAGFQHNPYEAEARERWGDDAVDASYRRMQDWSDADAEKARTGYARVHEGLAALKAEGAEVTHAGVQELIQLHYEVTCLFWTPNAAAYKGLGQLYVDDERFGQNIAADDHSLVEYLRDAMTVYADTNLAE
- a CDS encoding DUF3068 domain-containing protein, translating into MGNRSRTLVIALGIFFVGVAVLAKFYAYPTLAVAPADQVAHTVSTTQQDATVFVVATQKETQLPLTSTRTVRGDVVAAEKISEALDREVVVFDTAVVTDDDPQYQFPAEDDAKRDEKAPLSFVQERVVLDAHTGEAVRWNPDPAKDNSGEYITTTLNPNDRKRPGDPVFKGHEGLVLKFPFGTEKKTYQFWDSTLRKAFPIEFQEETELLGLKVYKFVQDVPKSEVPLVTPLKVPGAMVEATGQDAVEVQRSYQNIRTLWIEPVTGAIIKGEEKQFATIDYQGEAKITATEATIAYNDATVKKNVEGAQENGREEGGYQEKASQLHLIGFWVPLLSLIVGLLLLAAAAFFSLRPRTARRAAG
- a CDS encoding SRPBCC domain-containing protein, translated to MTATTTARTKSPVRRRLFLGLGVLLVLLIGYAVYAIARPTVLRTEIEIDATPEQVWKVLADRAAYPEWNPFIVSSAGELRAGATITNVLRDTNGKTTEFAPKLLAVDPGRELRWVGKIGVGGVFDGEHAFRIEALPGGRSRLVQEEVFRGVAVPFTTGMLRDTIEPQFHAMNRALAERAAR
- a CDS encoding class I SAM-dependent methyltransferase is translated as MVEPRRIELTEAETSRASRTYWDAAAGEYLEQHGAFLGDDRFIWCPEGIDEESARLLGDLRGKRILEVGCGAAQCARWLTKQGADTVAFDISVEQLRIGRQLDRRTGTAVRTVAADATAIPFADATFDLACSAFGALPFVADAEAALREIARTLKPAGVLVFSVTHPIRWSLPDDPTPAGLRITQSYFDRAPYVEVDEHGVAVYAEHHRTTGDWIRALTGAGFVVDDLLEPEWPAGHDQVWGGWGPARGRLIPGTAIWSTHKP